One Lampris incognitus isolate fLamInc1 chromosome 14, fLamInc1.hap2, whole genome shotgun sequence DNA window includes the following coding sequences:
- the LOC130123758 gene encoding leptin receptor gene-related protein-like, with translation MAGIKALVGLSFSGAIGLTFLLLGCAQYGVYWPLFVLIFYVLSPLPTFIARRASDDTDSTSNACRELAYFFTTGLVVSSFGLPIVLARKAAIEWGACGLVMAGNTVIFLTILGFFVVFGGGDDFSWEQW, from the exons ATGGCGGGTATCAAAG CACTCGTTGGTTTGTCCTTCAGTGGTGCTATCGGACTTACGTTTCTTCTGCTGGGCTGTGCACAATATGG GGTGTACTGGCCGCTGTTTGTCCTGATTTTCTACGTATTAAGCCCTCTCCCCACCTTCATAGCCAGGAGAGCCAGTGATGACACTGACTCCACCAGCAACGCATGCAGGGAGCTTGCTTATTTCTTCACTactggccttgttgtgtcttcttTTGGGCTTCCGATTGTTCTAGCCCGCAAGGCAGCG ATCGAGTGGGGTGCTTGTGGTCTGGTGATGGCAGGAAACACTGTCATCTTCCTCACCATCCTTGGTTTCTTTGTTGTGTTTGGAGGTGGTGACGACTTCAGCTGGGAGCAGTGGTAG